In Oxobacter pfennigii, the DNA window GTAGAATTACTTATTATTGTATTAATAATAGTTATTATATTTTTGTTGTTTCGCATTATAAAATTTTTATCAAGAAAATAATACAGCAACTAAGAAGATATTAACGCTTTCGGACCACTTATTCAGTGACCCGGAAGCGTTTTCGTATCTTCCATCTGATATCCGTTCGTTGATGAAATTAGAATAATTTTTTTAAAAGGAGTTCTATTGCTTTTGTCTTTGTTTTAAGGATAATTTATGCCTATCGATTAAACATAATGCTTATCAATAATATCACGAAAATAGCGGCTGCTCTCTATAATATCAGGTCCATTTTTAAAAAGTCCGCTCCCTACCAGGAATATAACATCATTACCGTATACTTTTAAAGATTCAGGTATACTGGATAGACTCATTCCACCTGCCGGACAGGGAAATATGGATTTTATATCCCCCATAGGCTCTTCTGTTCTTCTTGATATATCTTCGCACTCTTCACGGGTGAAGGAGAACCGGCCTCCAAAGTTAGGATAGATTGTACCGTCTGCCCCTGCCAGCCTTGCTATTTGTCCGAACAGCACTCCATGAGATATTCCTTCCCTTCCCATAACATATGTACCTTGGAAAGCCGGATGGCTGAATATGGGAAGTCTTATATTATCATCACAGGCAATTTGCCTCATTATATCATAACCCGATAACCCCGGCGAAATCAAAAGGCCCCCCGCGCCAATTTTCTTAGAAAATTCGGCCCTTCCCATCACCTCTTCATATGGAGCAGTTATATTAGGGACATAAATTGCATTATTCCCTGTCTTTATATTGGCTGCTCTGACGGCCTCAGTGCATAGCTTAACTCGTTCTTCAAAAGGGGAAAAGGGCTGATTGGAAATCCCGTGGTCATCTTTAATTATATCGATTCCCCCCAATGCAAATTTATAGGCAAGCTCAGCCATATCCTTTGCTGAAATTCCCATAGGCTTTAAGGCTGTGAACAATATGGGGCGTTTTTCAATTTTTAAGAGCTTTCTTATCCCTTCCCTTCCGAACCTGGGCCCTTTAAATAAAGACAATATTGATTGAGGCAATTCTATGTTTTCCACCTTAATTTCCGGCTTTATGCTTATGTTTCCGAAAATGACGTTTAAAAGCTGAGTAAGTTCTCCTGCGGCACTTTCTATGCAAAAGCTTATTTTTACCTTAAAGGAATTATCATCATAGGGTTTAAAGTATTCTATCTTTCCTACAATAAAATCCCGTATAAAACCTTCCGGCACCAGTTCCTCAGGAAATTCCACCGTCTGTTCAATGCATATATCCTTTGCCTTTGCATAGGCCTCACTTTCATTTCCGTAAATCCTGTATTCAACAGCAAATCTTTCACCCGATAATTTATAGTCAGAAATACCATTAAAAAACACTAATCTTTCCTCCATGCTTTAAGTAAATTTACAAGGCCTCTGCTTTGGCATCACTGTGAACCGCAGCTACAAAAGCTTTAGAAAGCTCTTCCTCTTTTATATCAAATTTTGCCCCCAATAGCTTTTCTACCTCATATATAAGGGCCATGGCATCAATCCCGTATTCTTTCATTAAATATTGCTTGCTTGCGCCATGAACAAAAGTATCCCTAAGACCTACCTTAACGAGCTTTTTACCTATACCTGCCTTGGCTATTTCTTCTGCAATAATAGTTCCAAGACCGCCCACGACTGAATGATTTTCTATTGTTATAACACCGTATTTTGATTTTTCTATTGCTTCTATTACCGGAGGATCATTAAAAGGCTTAAGGGTGGAAATATGCATATGCTTAATTGATATCCCTTTTGCTTTTAATGCCTGTACGGCACGAAGGGC includes these proteins:
- a CDS encoding RuBisCO large subunit C-terminal-like domain-containing protein, yielding MFFNGISDYKLSGERFAVEYRIYGNESEAYAKAKDICIEQTVEFPEELVPEGFIRDFIVGKIEYFKPYDDNSFKVKISFCIESAAGELTQLLNVIFGNISIKPEIKVENIELPQSILSLFKGPRFGREGIRKLLKIEKRPILFTALKPMGISAKDMAELAYKFALGGIDIIKDDHGISNQPFSPFEERVKLCTEAVRAANIKTGNNAIYVPNITAPYEEVMGRAEFSKKIGAGGLLISPGLSGYDIMRQIACDDNIRLPIFSHPAFQGTYVMGREGISHGVLFGQIARLAGADGTIYPNFGGRFSFTREECEDISRRTEEPMGDIKSIFPCPAGGMSLSSIPESLKVYGNDVIFLVGSGLFKNGPDIIESSRYFRDIIDKHYV